GTAGTAAGGTTGATCAAGTTCAATTGTTATGGACGCTTCTGTTGTCTGACATCCAAACCACTCTGGAACTTTGTACCCTGGATAACAAATACGACCATCCATTCTACGATATTCATTATAATTTATCATCTGATATTGACCTGTTAAGAAAGACAAAACATTTCTGAATATTGTGAGATGGGCATCTTCCGTAATATCATTCAGCGACTCCTCTTCCAATTTCACGCAATTTTCAAATGAGATCTGTCTTCTGTTCAAACTAAATACTGCCTTAAAACTGAATATTCTTTCCAGTGATGTGCACTCATCAGCAAGAAGCACTTCAATAGATGGTGGAAGCTCCGGTATAGATCGAAGACTACGACAACCTCTTACGTCAAGAGTCACTAACTTTGATAGGGTTTTGATATGGTGTGGAAGCTCAATTAGCTCTCTGCAATCCAAAAGACAAAGACGGAAAAGATATGTAGAGCAATAGAATTCATATGGTAAACTCTTAAATCTCGAAAAAGAGAAATACGAAATCGTCAGTTTTTCTGATGACACCGAAAATTCCTCCAGGCTTGAGCACATTTGAAACCCGAGTGCTTTAAGAGATTTCAAATATATGTTGCTTTTGACACTCTTCAATTTTTTGCAACCATCAAGAGACAATACCTCAAGTGTTTGGATGGATAAAATAGATGGATGAAGTTGACATAGATTTTGACAATTCCAAAGGTTTAACCATTTAAGCTTCGTTGCTTTACTGAAGTCTGGGAGCTCTTCCAACTTTATACATCCACCAAGGTTAAGCTCTATCAAATTCACAAGATCCTGTAACAATTTAGAGATACATTCATCACATTCTGCAAAAATCCTTGATTCCCAGTCAAAAGAAAACAGATAAAAAAGAAGTTCATATTAGTATTAGTACCTGTGCTCCATCCCAGAGTTGAGAAATTTGACTGTTACACATCCTAAGATTAACAAGTTTTTCTGCACAAAACCTTAATGGTAGAGAATTCAGAGGACAACTATTCCACTCCAGATAGCTGACTTTTGCAGGAAACGGGTCCAGGGTTGTGGGAATGTAGACTTTGGACTGTCTTTGATCCGAAGGAGCATAAAGCTTAAGAAATCTTAGACGAGGCATATTTGTAAAGGTGTTCGCATTTAAGTGTAGATCTCCAATTTGGGACAAGTCTATCATAATGCCTTCTACTAAACTTTTTTCCTGAAAACCAAAAATGAGTACTAACAAAATGCTATTGTAATAGTTTAATAcaagcaaaaacaaaataggTGTACCAGTTTCTTACCTCGCTATTTTTCAATAAGTTGCAGAAATCTTCAGCTTTATTTATTCGAGTGAGCTTTCCAGAATCTTTATTTGATTCTCGGCGAACGACTTCCCAACCCATTTGTTGTATCAAGTCATGCATTCCTATTCTATTGCCGAAAATAGTTATAAGAGCTTTACGCTCAAGAGTGCTTATTCCAATGTCGCCATAGAAACCACACGAGTCTAGAAAGCTTATAACATTACCCTTGTATTCTCCTCTGAAAAAGAATGCAATGTCAAGGAATATGTTCTTTTCTGAATCATCTAAACCATCATAACTCAATTTTAAGACATTGTAGATGTCCACATTGGGATGAACCCTGAGTTTTTTCAATGCACTTTCCCATTCTTTTATGCTCCTTGAGTGTAGAAAGGATCCCAATACTTTTAATGCTAATGGATTGCCCTTTGTGTAATTAACTGCCATTTTTGAAAGCTCTCTGTATCCATTTTCAGGACAGCTTTTGTGAAAGGCTTTTAAGCAAAAAAGCTCAAGGGAACTGTCAAAGCTCAATCCCCAAACCTTGTATCTTTTATCCACTCCTTTAGCAAT
This sequence is a window from Arachis duranensis cultivar V14167 chromosome 2, aradu.V14167.gnm2.J7QH, whole genome shotgun sequence. Protein-coding genes within it:
- the LOC107475756 gene encoding disease resistance protein RPV1 isoform X1; the protein is MEELVKIIECMEQYERIVIPVFYNVDPSHVRYQKRTFAEAFDVHKERYEEKIMQNWKSVLKKTANLSGIHYPSKYRNESELIQDIVKNISEKLSHLFSNAPQDLVGIDEHFKFLQPLMAMESDEVRTVGIWGMGGIGKTTIARAIFDRYASRYESCCFLENVREESQKSGKHSLYEKLISELLEGEHLVKGSAHARSMYVKRKLSRKKVLIVLDDVDALDKLDYLTTEAICLGAGSRVIVTTRDEQILIAKGVDKRYKVWGLSFDSSLELFCLKAFHKSCPENGYRELSKMAVNYTKGNPLALKVLGSFLHSRSIKEWESALKKLRVHPNVDIYNVLKLSYDGLDDSEKNIFLDIAFFFRGEYKGNVISFLDSCGFYGDIGISTLERKALITIFGNRIGMHDLIQQMGWEVVRRESNKDSGKLTRINKAEDFCNLLKNSEEKSLVEGIMIDLSQIGDLHLNANTFTNMPRLRFLKLYAPSDQRQSKVYIPTTLDPFPAKVSYLEWNSCPLNSLPLRFCAEKLVNLRMCNSQISQLWDGAQDLVNLIELNLGGCIKLEELPDFSKATKLKWLNLWNCQNLCQLHPSILSIQTLEVLSLDGCKKLKSVKSNIYLKSLKALGFQMCSSLEEFSVSSEKLTISYFSFSRFKSLPYEFYCSTYLFRLCLLDCRELIELPHHIKTLSKLVTLDVRGCRSLRSIPELPPSIEVLLADECTSLERIFSFKAVFSLNRRQISFENCVKLEEESLNDITEDAHLTIFRNVLSFLTGQYQMINYNEYRRMDGRICYPGYKVPEWFGCQTTEASITIELDQPYYQLLGFIFCCVVSQNVPPPCFNKWGTLNIRCEYGHFGDDVKHTFQIKRQNFVPERRRNSEDRVFIWTYQFPDEDMFREIEMCDDDDSTSNQKMSFRFSVDIPEYGKRLEERKKLVFIKGCGILPIYASTVVDVIQKLELECKLQLNPHPHNSITRQSIDAVKSKMIRKIKGKSHRLLKK
- the LOC107475756 gene encoding disease resistance protein RPV1 isoform X2 codes for the protein MEELVKIIECMEQYERIVIPVFYNVDPSHVRYQKRTFAEAFDVHKERYEEKIMQNWKSVLKKTANLSGIHYPSKYRNESELIQDIVKNISEKLSHLFSNAPQDLVGIDEHFKFLQPLMAMESDEVRTVGIWGMGGIGKTTIARAIFDRYASRYESCCFLENVREESQKSGKHSLYEKLISELLEGEHLVKGSAHARSMYVKRKLSRKKVLIVLDDVDALDKLDYLTTEAICLGAGSRVIVTTRDEQILIAKGVDKRYKVWGLSFDSSLELFCLKAFHKSCPENGYRELSKMAVNYTKGNPLALKVLGSFLHSRSIKEWESALKKLRVHPNVDIYNVLKLSYDGLDDSEKNIFLDIAFFFRGEYKGNVISFLDSCGFYGDIGISTLERKALITIFGNRIGMHDLIQQMGWEVVRRESNKDSGKLTRINKAEDFCNLLKNSEEKSLVEGIMIDLSQIGDLHLNANTFTNMPRLRFLKLYAPSDQRQSKVYIPTTLDPFPAKVSYLEWNSCPLNSLPLRFCAEKLVNLRMCNSQISQLWDGAQDLVNLIELNLGGCIKLEELPDFSKATKLKWLNLWNCQNLCQLHPSILSIQTLEVLSLDGCKKLKSVKSNIYLKSLKALGFQMCSSLEEFSVSSEKLTISYFSFSRFKSLPYEFYCSTYLFRLCLLDCRELIELPHHIKTLSKLVTLDVRGCRSLRSIPELPPSIEVLLADECTSLERIFSFKAVFSLNRRQISFENCVKLEEESLNDITEDAHLTIFRNVLSFLTGQYQMINYNEYRRMDGRICYPGYKVPEWFGCQTTEASITIELDQPYYQLCEYGHFGDDVKHTFQIKRQNFVPERRRNSEDRVFIWTYQFPDEDMFREIEMCDDDDSTSNQKMSFRFSVDIPEYGKRLEERKKLVFIKGCGILPIYASTVVDVIQKLELECKLQLNPHPHNSITRQSIDAVKSKMIRKIKGKSHRLLKK
- the LOC107475756 gene encoding disease resistance protein RPV1 isoform X3, with product MEELVKIIECMEQYERIVIPVFYNVDPSHVRYQKRTFAEAFDVHKERYEEKIMQNWKSVLKKTANLSGIHYPSKYRNESELIQDIVKNISEKLSHLFSNAPQDLVGIDEHFKFLQPLMAMESDEVRTVGIWGMGGIGKTTIARAIFDRYASRYESCCFLENVREESQKSGKHSLYEKLISELLEGEHLVKGSAHARSMYVKRKLSRKKVLIVLDDVDALDKLDYLTTEAICLGAGSRVIVTTRDEQILIAKGVDKRYKVWGLSFDSSLELFCLKAFHKSCPENGYRELSKMAVNYTKGNPLALKVLGSFLHSRSIKEWESALKKLRVHPNVDIYNVLKLSYDGLDDSEKNIFLDIAFFFRGEYKGNVISFLDSCGFYGDIGISTLERKALITIFGNRIGMHDLIQQMGWEVVRRESNKDSGKLTRINKAEDFCNLLKNSEEKSLVEGIMIDLSQIGDLHLNANTFTNMPRLRFLKLYAPSDQRQSKVYIPTTLDPFPAKVSYLEWNSCPLNSLPLRFCAEKLVNLRMCNSQISQLWDGAQDLVNLIELNLGGCIKLEELPDFSKATKLKWLNLWNCQNLCQLHPSILSIQTLERAN